A single Halobellus ruber DNA region contains:
- a CDS encoding dipeptidase, with product MSPEQPIFDYTSSAPWEQVIRAYGSAEALNGAVRELVAEGNTKAQAWEAIWDHEVRRFERDPEFRSSVRDIYAAAGVNLLSVTPWTHDDVPERTGQRRDLARWQSRFDAAEWLRKVTSPAEARRVAADGDVGIVLNTQNLGAAIDGSLDRIDTLYNEGVRLFQLTYNYQNLLGTGCNDPSAGGLSTFGRAAVDRVNDLGGVVDVSHCGRQTTLDAIEYSDDPVAVTHATCQAVDYHYRGKSDAELEALADGDGYLGIVSLPWFIAPGADDPGLDVLLDHLEHAASIVGHDRIGLGTDFFPADTRFPRELLAYYKQHIIELGFDREAVEAREIAAGLGEFTTYEEWPAVRRAIEDRFPLETAEGILGENFLRFWGRAV from the coding sequence ATGTCCCCGGAGCAACCGATCTTCGACTACACCTCGTCGGCCCCGTGGGAACAGGTCATCCGCGCTTACGGCTCCGCCGAGGCGCTCAACGGCGCGGTTCGGGAGTTGGTCGCCGAGGGGAACACGAAAGCGCAGGCCTGGGAGGCGATCTGGGACCACGAGGTCCGCCGGTTCGAGCGCGACCCCGAGTTCCGGTCGTCGGTCCGGGACATCTACGCCGCGGCCGGCGTGAACCTCCTCAGCGTCACCCCCTGGACCCACGACGACGTCCCCGAGCGGACCGGCCAGCGGCGCGACCTCGCCCGGTGGCAGTCCCGCTTCGACGCGGCCGAGTGGCTGCGGAAGGTCACCTCGCCCGCGGAGGCCCGCCGGGTCGCCGCCGACGGCGACGTGGGGATCGTGCTGAACACCCAGAACCTCGGTGCCGCCATCGACGGGTCGCTCGACCGGATCGACACCCTGTACAACGAGGGTGTCAGGCTGTTTCAGCTCACGTACAACTACCAGAACCTGCTCGGCACTGGCTGTAACGACCCCTCGGCTGGGGGCCTCTCCACGTTCGGGCGTGCGGCCGTCGACCGCGTGAACGACCTCGGCGGGGTCGTGGACGTGTCCCACTGCGGGCGACAGACCACCCTCGATGCGATCGAGTACTCCGACGACCCCGTGGCTGTGACCCACGCCACGTGCCAGGCGGTGGACTACCACTACCGCGGGAAGTCCGACGCCGAGCTCGAAGCCCTCGCGGACGGGGACGGCTATCTGGGGATCGTGAGCCTTCCGTGGTTCATCGCGCCGGGCGCGGACGATCCCGGCCTCGACGTTCTGCTCGACCACCTCGAGCACGCCGCGTCGATCGTCGGCCACGATCGGATCGGGCTCGGAACCGACTTCTTCCCCGCGGACACCCGGTTTCCCCGGGAGCTACTGGCGTATTACAAACAGCACATCATCGAACTCGGGTTCGATCGCGAGGCGGTCGAGGCCCGGGAGATCGCCGCCGGACTCGGGGAGTTCACCACCTACGAGGAGTGGCCCGCGGTCCGACGGGCGATAGAGGATCGGTTCCCCCTCGAAACGGCCGAGGGTATCCTCGGCGAGAACTTCCTCCGCTTCTGGGGGCGTGCGGTGTAG